One Hevea brasiliensis isolate MT/VB/25A 57/8 chromosome 6, ASM3005281v1, whole genome shotgun sequence genomic window, GTGTTTTGTTTGCTTTTTGTAATGATGCTGAAATTGGTTCCAGATGCCAATTTGTAATATGTAAATGATTTTAAGAATTGCCCGAGGCCCTTGTAATGCTTTGGTAgcaattaaaaaacaaaaaaaagaataGATACCATTATACTTACGCTAGGTATCAATTGCTATATGGTGCATAAAATCCATTAGCAAGGCAGTTTTTGTTCATCAACGCACAAAATATGACAAGTGCTGATCATTTGGCGATAACATTTCATTGGAAAGAACTTCAGCTGTTTGTTGATGGTGATTTCGTTTTGTTCTATCCATAAAAAAagtcattttatttatttggtaatTACTAAATGGGAACATTTTGAAGGAGTGAAGCGTGTTAATTAACTACTATTTCAAATTCAGATTATGAATAGTGTAAATATAAATTATCACATCCAAAGACTGCTATTTTGTAAGAGGGAAAGTTAGGAACAAAGAAAATATTATTATTGATAGGATGagtataaataatatataattagatttaaaatgagttaaaaaaaAGATTTTTATATACAATTCGGATTTTATTTgagttttatatatttaatatttaatatctaaatttatttatataaataaataattaaatataatatatattttataatatttataaatatctaatattatattttagtaaataaaatttaaatattttataaatttttaaaatataaattattaattaaaatatataaaactaaaataataattgaatttgaaGTAAATATAAATAGTTTAAGATGAATATTAATAAAGTTTaagtattaaaattattaatcaaatTTAATGTTTGTATTGATGTTGGAgagttaaaattattatttttttaaatattttagatatcataaaaaaaaaaattttctcaaaCTATTTTGGATCATATGATCGAAATTTGtcgaatttaattttaatattatctaattaatatatttaaaaaagtatttTTCCACCTAAATTGAGAAATGGGTTTACCAATAGGCATTAGCTTGCGTGCCGTCTAAAGACAAATTAATAGGAAGTGAAGGCATTAagactaaaaaaaaaatacaaaaatatcTATTTATTGATTGGAGTCTCATCAAAATTTAGGGTAATAAAACGTAGCAATTGAAGGGGacaaaaaaagtaaataaaataaaaaaaagagtttATATTAATAGTAAATGCCTATATAAAAGCTTCTGAAGTATTGATAATTGTAGGAAGAAAGGAAACAGGTGATATTCATCACCATTTATTTCCTGTCACATGACAATAAGGGCATAGGCAAGGGTAAAATCATGGAGAAGAAACTCCGATTGATGACATGCAAGAATTTTGACACTGCTCATCATCAATTTCAGTGATGGTTAAATCATTTCATTTTGGGGGCTCCTAGCCTCAGCCGGAAGTCCTCCTCCATAAGAGGAAGGCCGTCTCTCAACTTGACTTTTGGTTCCCAACCCAGCAATTCCTTTGCCTTTGTGATGTCAGGCTTCCTCTGTCTTGGATCATCAGGAGTGTTCTCCACCATCTTTATCTCCACATTAGGATTGATAAGCTAAAAAATCACACCATCAAAAACATTTTAATTGTCAACAACTAAAGTTTGAACTGCAATGAGTCCAGGAATATGCTTATTGGCCTCAGGATATATATAATTGTGTTATGTGCAGTTACAGATTCTCATTCTCAGAATAAGCTTGAATCCCCAAGGAAGAACAGAGACTCATTACTTGTTACTAGCACAAATGTGGCAATGAGATTGCTTCCACAATATTTATCCATTTTTATGATGTGGCCTACTTAGCAATAGATACATTGGCAGGGAGAAAAACAGGAGCAAAATCGACACGTACCTCCTTCACATTCTCGGCAAGTTCAATCATGGTAAATTCACCTGGATTTCCAATGTTGATTGGCCCAGTGTCCTCTCCTTCCATGAGTCGAATGAGGCCATCAACCTGGTACATATTGAACAAACAATTAGACAGACTTAGTAAAAACTCATCATATGAATATCACCTGTGATTTTAAGCAAATGATATTATATATTCTGCTCACCATGTCAGAAACATAACAGAAACTGCGAGTTTGAGTTCCAGGCTTTTGGACTGTTAACGGTTCACCACtacaaagtacaaaatacaggtGTAAATCAACGCTAGAGCATTGATATCCAATTAATTAACTGGTCTGAAGTTAGAAAACAAAGAATTCAGGGTTTACAGCAAGAAAGGCCTCCCATATGATTATTTTCCCAACAAATGGAGCCACTTTTACATTAAAACACCATAAAAGTTATGATAATGCACAAGGACTTACCGAAGTGCTTGAGCAATGAAATTGCTAACAACACGCCCATCATCTATATTCATGCGTGGTCCATATGTGTTAAAAATTCTAGCAATGCGAATTTCTAACACAAAGAAACATAGAATAGCGTGTCAAAAAAATTGGCACCCAGGAAAATTTTTCACGATGGAGGAATAAAGTCAATGTTTACCTATCCCATGCTGTCTATGATAATCAAACATCAAGGTCTCAGCCACACGCTTTCCCTCATCATAGCAGCTCCGAACCCCTAAAATACAAAAGAGAATGAACTTGATGCTTAAATAACAGTTATCTTATTATACCAGCAAAAAATACAAGAGATTCTGGTTTTGAGCAAGGGGCGAACATACCGATAGGATTAACATTACCCCAGTAGCTCTCTGGCTGAGGGTGCACTAGAGGATCACCATATACCTCTGAAGTTGATGTGAGCAAAATTCTGCTTAACAATATTATGAATGAGTACATATAGTCATTGATTTTAGTAAAAATGACAAATTTGTAATCAAATCCCCTAACCTTGCTCCAACTCGCTTGGCAAGACCCAGCATGTTCAGTGTGCCGATCACATTTGTTTTTATTGTCTGTCGGGATATCATGTATTCCCAAGTTAGATAAGCTTGAAGTCTGCTAAATAATTCTACATGTAAACATGCATGTAACACCTAAGTAGGTGAAATAACTACATGAGAGCCATGTTATGCATCATAAAAAATCATGAAGCTTAGCGCTGCTGCTTTCATGACCTAGAGCTACAAATTGCACTTAGATTATGACATCATACACCAACTCTCAGTTGAATGCATCCCAAAAACAAGTAAAAGATGATGCTCAGGCTTCATAATTTAACTGACAGTAAGTTTCAAAATACAACCCTAGATTGGCAGGGGAGATAATGACAAACTTTATGTTCGTCTGATCTAAGGATTGTTTATGGACATAATTACCCTTTAGTTATCGATGGCACTCTGAATACAAGGGCCAAATAGGACAGTGAAAGTGGCAAAAGACACTTCCTAGATGTGCAATTGGTAGAGAGCAAAGAACTAGTAAGCAATTTTGTTCAATCTTACAAGTTGGATGATCCATAGCAAAGTATATGGAAAAATACAAAATAACATAACATACTGAATAAAAATTGATCGCATGTTCACACACCTTTACAGGATTATATTTATAGAAAATGGGAGAAGCAGGGCATGCAAGATGGTAAATTTGATCAACCTCAATCAACAATGGCTCCGTGACATCTAGTAAGAAACAAAAATACACAATTTATCCAAATCAGAACTGTGAAACTGCAAAAGAAATCAAAGGCAACAGGAAATTTTGATGATAGTGGTGAGTAAGGCTCATTTGAAACATCATGCATGACCCCCACCCAaccccccccttaaaaaaaaaaaattcccttctctttctcttccaGTAATGCTTTTGCTCCCCTAATATCATTATATAAAACATTTTATCCTACTTAAATTTAGAATGCAGTTAAGTGCCAAGTCTGGTCTGATACTATGCCTTGAGCTTGCAACCAAGGGATTAAACATTTAAGGCACACTAGGTGACCATTTTCAGGACCAACAATTTCTATATTTTCTGTATCGTCAAAAAGCAGCAAGGTTTCTATATTCAACAGCATCTCATAATGCTTTCTAATTAGAGAACAAACAAGTCAAAAATATTTCTGAGAAATAAAGGACAGATGAAGACCGCAGCAATGGATGATAACAAAAGTACATAACTATATCTTAAAGAGTATTTAATTCATGTAATAAGCAATAATTAATAGAAGTTAATATATAAACCAGTATTGCATCTCAAAGAAGATGaattttttataagaaaataaaagataagaACATATACCATGACGGATGAGCTCAAATCTTGGATGGCCAATCCA contains:
- the LOC110645507 gene encoding UDP-glucuronic acid decarboxylase 6, yielding MATNSSNGEHKTTTKPPPMPSPLRNSKFFQSNMRILVTGGAGFIGSHLVDKLMENEKNEVIVADNYFTGSKENLKKWIGHPRFELIRHDVTEPLLIEVDQIYHLACPASPIFYKYNPVKTIKTNVIGTLNMLGLAKRVGARILLTSTSEVYGDPLVHPQPESYWGNVNPIGVRSCYDEGKRVAETLMFDYHRQHGIEIRIARIFNTYGPRMNIDDGRVVSNFIAQALRGEPLTVQKPGTQTRSFCYVSDMVDGLIRLMEGEDTGPINIGNPGEFTMIELAENVKELINPNVEIKMVENTPDDPRQRKPDITKAKELLGWEPKVKLRDGLPLMEEDFRLRLGAPKMK